In one window of Bifidobacterium sp. WK041_4_12 DNA:
- a CDS encoding G5 domain-containing protein, which yields MARRWTPRRFLIRRRIRVAVCVVAIVAASFTAFGIGARKTVALEINGDTRIVHTYAMSISRLLQEQKIDVKTHDLVDSTSGYDLTNHDVVRVQSAYQTTINIDGQQVPFWTTATSMQQLLSFFHENQENAVKVTVDIPNVYNQLTGGLVINAKGPVTVIADGKSSIAPNGELPAASILDSKGIVLGKNDRVSVETDQGTTILRVRRVKYTQSTKTVTVAHGTQTVVDASLAPGETKVEQQGQDGEDRETFDNTVVDGVVESSKLVKKETLSVAIDTIIAVGPQKTETQDSDGSGSGSGSGSGSGSSSGSAGASSGSSASSSDKSSSSSGSPSASESSKQPSSKPSASSSPSGTGAPTTTAAPKPTSTPTPTPTPTTTTPTPNPSTGDGGSGSARLWHPTVAQAKAYAAGAAAQRGWTGDQWDAIVWIWNHESGWSWSAENPSSHAYGIPQAWPASKMGTGWHDDGAVQIDWGLLYIAQRYGTPLQAMAFWQKYGSY from the coding sequence ATGGCTAGACGTTGGACACCTCGGAGGTTTCTCATACGCAGACGCATACGCGTTGCAGTCTGCGTTGTGGCTATCGTGGCAGCATCGTTCACCGCTTTTGGCATCGGAGCAAGAAAAACCGTCGCGCTTGAGATCAATGGCGATACAAGAATCGTTCATACCTATGCAATGAGCATCAGCCGGCTGCTGCAGGAGCAGAAGATCGATGTGAAGACGCACGATCTTGTAGACAGCACCTCTGGCTACGATCTGACCAATCATGATGTGGTTCGCGTGCAAAGCGCCTACCAGACAACAATCAACATCGACGGTCAGCAGGTTCCATTCTGGACAACAGCGACGAGCATGCAGCAGCTGCTTTCCTTCTTCCACGAGAACCAAGAGAACGCCGTGAAGGTGACCGTTGACATTCCCAATGTCTACAACCAGCTCACTGGCGGGTTGGTCATCAATGCGAAGGGTCCTGTCACCGTCATTGCCGATGGGAAGAGTTCAATCGCTCCCAACGGTGAGCTTCCTGCTGCCTCGATTCTTGATTCCAAGGGAATCGTCCTTGGCAAGAACGATCGCGTCAGCGTCGAAACAGATCAGGGAACGACGATTCTGCGCGTTCGGCGCGTGAAATATACGCAGTCCACAAAAACCGTAACCGTAGCCCATGGAACGCAGACCGTTGTCGATGCTTCCCTCGCACCCGGTGAAACGAAGGTCGAGCAGCAGGGTCAGGATGGCGAAGACCGGGAAACCTTTGACAATACTGTTGTGGACGGCGTCGTAGAGTCCTCGAAGCTGGTGAAGAAAGAGACACTGAGCGTGGCAATCGACACGATCATCGCCGTAGGACCGCAGAAAACCGAAACCCAGGATTCCGACGGCAGTGGTTCAGGCTCCGGTTCTGGCTCAGGTTCAGGCTCAAGCTCTGGATCAGCTGGCGCATCCTCAGGGAGTAGCGCTTCTAGCTCTGACAAGTCATCGTCATCAAGCGGTTCGCCGAGCGCTTCCGAATCTTCGAAGCAACCTTCAAGCAAGCCGAGTGCAAGCAGTTCACCGTCAGGCACAGGCGCACCAACGACCACCGCTGCACCCAAGCCTACGTCCACTCCCACCCCCACACCAACCCCAACCACCACAACTCCGACCCCTAATCCCTCAACAGGCGATGGTGGCTCAGGCTCTGCCAGACTGTGGCATCCGACCGTTGCTCAGGCCAAGGCGTATGCAGCGGGCGCAGCGGCACAACGCGGCTGGACAGGCGATCAATGGGATGCAATCGTGTGGATTTGGAATCACGAATCCGGATGGAGCTGGTCAGCAGAAAACCCGAGCAGCCATGCCTATGGCATTCCACAGGCATGGCCAGCCAGCAAAATGGGAACAGGCTGGCACGATGATGGGGCGGTTCAGATTGATTGGGGTCT
- a CDS encoding dolichyl-phosphate beta-glucosyltransferase, translating to MNTLSNMQTAGSDKAETDPHTAEITERRGHPKGVDADIVIPVYNEEHTLEACIGTLGAYLEGQLNNVNAFSWNIIIADNASTDHTWQVACRICESYGGMVRAVRIGRKGRGAALKSAWSESLARVVAYMDVDLSTDIRFTETLICSLLAGGADVAIGSRLLAQSDVERSTKREFISRTYNLMLRTYLGVRFHDAQCGFKALTARAADTLLPRIKDDEWFFDTEMLVLAERCNMHIYEIPVTWVEDSDSRVNIPDTVSKDIAGMRRMRQDARKEIKGRITNPYAPLGWGDQSQRELRGSLIELANVKVSA from the coding sequence ATGAACACATTAAGCAATATGCAGACAGCCGGTTCAGATAAAGCCGAAACTGATCCTCACACAGCAGAGATCACAGAACGCCGAGGGCATCCGAAAGGCGTTGATGCGGACATCGTGATACCCGTTTACAACGAGGAACACACCTTGGAGGCGTGCATCGGGACACTTGGCGCATATCTTGAGGGACAGCTGAACAACGTTAACGCATTCAGCTGGAATATCATCATTGCAGACAATGCCAGTACGGATCACACCTGGCAGGTTGCCTGTAGAATCTGCGAAAGCTATGGCGGTATGGTCAGAGCGGTGCGCATCGGTCGCAAGGGACGCGGAGCGGCATTGAAGAGTGCATGGTCCGAGTCACTAGCCCGCGTTGTGGCATATATGGATGTCGACTTGTCAACGGATATCAGGTTCACGGAAACTCTCATCTGCTCGCTTCTTGCAGGAGGCGCGGACGTGGCAATAGGTTCACGCCTACTGGCGCAATCAGATGTGGAACGATCCACAAAACGTGAATTCATCTCACGAACATACAATCTGATGCTCAGAACGTATCTCGGTGTGAGATTTCATGATGCACAATGCGGTTTCAAGGCGCTCACTGCACGCGCTGCTGATACCCTGCTGCCGCGAATCAAGGATGATGAATGGTTCTTCGACACCGAGATGCTGGTGTTGGCAGAACGATGCAACATGCACATTTATGAGATTCCGGTGACCTGGGTGGAGGACAGCGACAGCAGGGTCAACATTCCTGACACGGTGAGCAAGGACATAGCTGGTATGAGACGGATGCGGCAAGACGCGCGCAAGGAAATCAAAGGTCGCATCACGAACCCATATGCTCCCCTGGGTTGGGGGGATCAGAGCCAGCGTGAGTTACGCGGGTCGTTGATTGAACTTGCCAACGTGAAAGTGAGCGCATAA
- a CDS encoding ArnT family glycosyltransferase, with protein sequence MYRLPKRRLSDWILLALLVSAAVATFFINLTASGYANEFYAAAAQAGSVNWESFLWGSLDSGNAITVDKPPASIWIMALSVRAFGLNSFAILLPQAIMGVATTLLLYATVRRYWGNSAGMIAGFVFVLTPVAALMFRFNNPDALLVLLMMAAAHAVLRSLEYAATKSGNRRRTWWMIAAGTLIGFGFLTKQMQVFLVLPGFVLAFLIASPTGFVRRLIDGFVAVGSIIVAAGWWVALTVLVPAGSRPYIGGSQNNSFLELTFGYNGFGRLTGSEEGSVIPGGSATTANGGGMWGQTGWTRLFDGEYGTQIAWLAPLALAGIFIGVMVLGRASRVDLRRASVIVFGSWLVVTWLTFSFMAGIFHQYYTVALSPAIAILAAIAVTGLWVARKSLWARIVAPLLLLGSSYWAFILAGRSTWLPWLKWCILGVGILAAVILVVAAVSSSKRIALAGSVLAAVSLLSGPLAWTAYTVSVGHTGSIVLAGPNVTSSNGMGGMRGMRGMGGGPGGGPGGGPGGNQGGGAMGQPPSSDSTPGGTPGIGEAMGQGSTQQGGTASMGGMRGGRGMGGSSVSSKIVSMLKKSSNSYRWAAATTGSQNAASYQLSSQKAVMAIGGFNGSDPAPTLKQFKQYVKKGLIHYYIASSSMGGRQMGGSGSASEIASWVAAHYKATTVDGATIYDLSQPAS encoded by the coding sequence ATGTATCGTCTACCGAAGCGACGACTATCGGATTGGATTCTGCTGGCGCTCCTGGTCTCTGCCGCCGTGGCAACGTTTTTCATCAATCTTACGGCTTCCGGCTATGCCAATGAATTCTATGCTGCAGCAGCGCAGGCAGGATCTGTGAATTGGGAATCCTTCCTATGGGGCTCCTTGGATTCCGGCAATGCCATAACCGTCGACAAGCCACCGGCATCCATCTGGATCATGGCACTTTCGGTGCGTGCGTTCGGTCTCAACTCTTTCGCCATACTGTTGCCTCAAGCAATTATGGGTGTGGCGACCACCTTGCTTCTCTATGCCACAGTCCGCAGGTATTGGGGAAATTCAGCTGGCATGATTGCAGGATTCGTTTTTGTACTGACACCCGTTGCAGCTCTGATGTTTCGATTCAACAATCCAGATGCGCTGCTCGTGTTGCTGATGATGGCAGCTGCGCACGCCGTGCTGCGTTCGCTTGAATATGCTGCAACGAAGTCAGGAAACCGTCGGCGCACATGGTGGATGATCGCTGCAGGAACATTGATCGGATTTGGTTTCCTCACCAAACAGATGCAGGTCTTCCTCGTGCTCCCTGGATTTGTTCTTGCATTCCTCATCGCTTCGCCGACAGGCTTCGTGCGCCGTTTGATTGATGGGTTTGTCGCTGTTGGGAGCATCATCGTCGCTGCGGGCTGGTGGGTGGCATTGACGGTTCTTGTGCCAGCTGGCTCACGTCCCTACATAGGTGGCTCGCAGAACAACTCATTCCTGGAACTTACCTTTGGATATAACGGTTTTGGCAGGCTGACAGGCAGTGAAGAAGGCTCGGTCATACCTGGTGGTTCGGCAACGACTGCAAATGGTGGAGGAATGTGGGGTCAGACAGGCTGGACACGCTTGTTCGATGGCGAATATGGTACGCAAATCGCCTGGCTTGCACCGCTTGCGCTTGCCGGAATCTTTATCGGTGTCATGGTGCTGGGCCGTGCCTCTCGCGTCGATCTTCGGCGCGCAAGCGTTATTGTTTTTGGTTCCTGGCTCGTCGTCACGTGGCTGACCTTCAGCTTCATGGCAGGCATCTTCCATCAGTACTACACCGTTGCTCTATCACCAGCAATTGCCATACTTGCAGCCATAGCAGTTACCGGGCTATGGGTGGCGCGCAAGTCGCTATGGGCAAGAATTGTTGCGCCCCTGCTGCTGCTTGGCTCTTCGTATTGGGCATTTATCCTTGCGGGAAGAAGCACATGGTTGCCGTGGCTGAAGTGGTGCATTCTTGGCGTTGGCATTCTTGCAGCGGTGATCCTTGTTGTTGCCGCAGTATCCTCCTCTAAGAGGATTGCCTTGGCTGGCTCTGTGCTTGCTGCGGTCTCATTGCTTTCCGGCCCACTCGCTTGGACTGCTTATACCGTCAGCGTGGGGCATACGGGGTCAATCGTTCTTGCTGGACCCAATGTGACCTCTTCCAATGGCATGGGCGGCATGCGTGGCATGCGTGGCATGGGTGGTGGCCCGGGCGGTGGTCCGGGCGGTGGTCCGGGAGGTAATCAGGGCGGTGGCGCAATGGGTCAGCCTCCGAGTTCAGATTCAACGCCAGGCGGTACTCCTGGGATTGGCGAAGCCATGGGTCAGGGTTCTACACAACAGGGTGGAACAGCTTCGATGGGTGGCATGAGAGGAGGCAGGGGCATGGGTGGAAGCTCGGTCAGCTCGAAGATTGTGTCGATGCTGAAAAAGTCATCGAACTCCTATCGCTGGGCTGCTGCAACGACCGGCTCACAAAATGCTGCAAGCTATCAGCTCTCTTCGCAGAAGGCCGTGATGGCGATTGGAGGCTTCAATGGCTCAGATCCCGCCCCGACACTCAAGCAGTTCAAGCAATATGTCAAGAAAGGGTTGATTCACTACTACATCGCGTCTTCCTCAATGGGTGGAAGGCAAATGGGCGGCTCTGGCTCAGCATCGGAAATTGCTTCATGGGTGGCCGCGCATTACAAGGCAACGACCGTGGACGGCGCGACAATCTACGATCTTTCTCAACCAGCGTCGTAG
- the crgA gene encoding cell division protein CrgA has translation MADQELHETGADALDSEPQKPIEEQLTTENSLEDTDDDENYGVSMDKVQAVLNQTVDKSELTPQMKRMIQRQEENTKRVEDSIKGTKANSSWFVPVMCAFMIIGVIWCVVYYLNSGYPIPSIGAWNLAIGFGLIMIGFFMTMAWR, from the coding sequence ATGGCAGATCAAGAGCTGCACGAAACCGGCGCTGATGCGTTGGATTCCGAGCCACAAAAGCCAATTGAAGAACAGCTGACCACGGAAAACAGCTTAGAAGACACCGATGACGATGAAAACTACGGGGTTTCCATGGACAAGGTTCAGGCTGTCCTCAACCAGACGGTTGACAAGAGTGAACTCACACCTCAGATGAAGCGCATGATTCAGCGCCAAGAAGAAAATACGAAACGCGTTGAGGACTCAATCAAGGGAACGAAGGCGAATTCGAGCTGGTTCGTCCCGGTCATGTGTGCGTTCATGATCATTGGCGTGATCTGGTGCGTGGTTTATTACCTCAACAGCGGCTACCCAATCCCTTCGATTGGAGCATGGAATCTTGCCATCGGATTCGGCCTCATTATGATCGGCTTCTTCATGACCATGGCTTGGCGCTGA
- a CDS encoding DUF881 domain-containing protein, producing MAQRTGKHQVHHSLPGMVAVAVIFALTGYLLITNIRVNRSVTVTSDTAGLVEERVDKVNSLSAQVSRLSSRINSLKSSTSETGKGESEDPGSSTVLPAVKGPGVTVTLDDSPLWEQKLDESGSSATINDYVVHQQDLEAVINALWAGGAESMEIQNQRILPTTAVRCVGNVLLIQGKKFSPPYTVSAIGPTQSMIEALDDSPTIQIYQQYVNSIGLGWKVETPESLTFPKATAVLQPLQYAKVDEKAKANE from the coding sequence ATGGCACAGCGCACCGGCAAGCATCAAGTCCACCATTCGTTGCCTGGAATGGTTGCCGTTGCGGTCATTTTTGCTCTTACCGGGTATCTGCTGATTACCAATATTCGAGTCAATCGTTCTGTCACTGTTACCTCAGACACAGCGGGTCTGGTCGAGGAGCGCGTGGACAAGGTCAATTCTCTGAGCGCTCAGGTGAGCCGGCTGAGTTCGCGCATCAATTCGCTGAAGTCAAGCACGAGCGAGACAGGCAAGGGCGAGAGCGAGGATCCAGGATCCAGTACGGTACTCCCTGCGGTCAAGGGGCCGGGCGTGACGGTGACCCTTGACGATTCACCGTTGTGGGAGCAGAAGCTCGATGAATCAGGATCATCGGCGACCATCAATGACTATGTCGTGCATCAGCAGGATCTCGAAGCCGTGATCAACGCTCTGTGGGCGGGCGGCGCGGAATCCATGGAAATTCAGAACCAGCGCATACTGCCGACCACGGCTGTACGATGCGTGGGCAATGTGCTGCTGATCCAGGGCAAGAAATTCTCGCCTCCGTATACGGTTTCAGCAATCGGTCCAACGCAGAGCATGATTGAAGCCCTCGATGATTCGCCAACCATTCAGATTTATCAGCAGTATGTGAACTCCATTGGTCTAGGATGGAAAGTCGAGACGCCCGAATCTCTGACATTCCCGAAGGCAACTGCCGTACTTCAACCATTGCAGTATGCGAAAGTAGATGAAAAGGCCAAAGCTAATGAGTAG
- a CDS encoding class E sortase, translating into MGLLGEILLTLAVVCALYIAWQLWWTGVESEHTQLATRQSSSWTDPGNANGKVSIAHAQQGNPPQEPTSAKVGDLIAQLYIPRFGSAWSRNVVEGTTNEQLARHGVGRYTNTQMPGQVGNFAVAGHRAGYGEPLAHVDTFVEGDAIIVRTKDYWYVYHYTTKSIVLPTDIGVIAPNPTDPSAAAVKRMITLTTCEPRYSEATHRWISWGELDYWAKVSDGIPKELADSSGTNAVTFKEQNQGDVLTRLNSLRPVVMVLLLAYAVIYLAALAVWRYPALRAIRNGSKPRPDFSLYGAFYRHQSGIAPIRWLLLLILAVAAAAAMFEWLFPWVASNVPYLQLMSNYVSVQ; encoded by the coding sequence ATGGGATTGCTTGGAGAGATTCTCCTCACGCTGGCCGTTGTCTGCGCACTGTACATTGCATGGCAATTGTGGTGGACGGGAGTTGAATCGGAACACACGCAGCTCGCCACCCGGCAGAGCTCGTCTTGGACGGATCCAGGCAATGCTAACGGCAAGGTTTCCATCGCTCACGCCCAACAGGGCAATCCTCCTCAGGAGCCAACTAGCGCAAAGGTCGGAGACCTGATTGCACAGCTTTACATCCCTCGCTTTGGCTCAGCCTGGTCGCGCAACGTGGTTGAGGGAACCACGAACGAGCAATTGGCACGTCATGGCGTAGGCCGCTATACGAATACGCAGATGCCCGGCCAAGTGGGTAATTTTGCCGTTGCCGGACATCGTGCAGGATATGGCGAACCTCTGGCACATGTCGATACCTTCGTAGAGGGTGATGCGATTATCGTGCGTACCAAGGATTACTGGTACGTCTACCATTACACGACCAAAAGCATTGTGCTTCCTACGGATATAGGTGTCATTGCGCCGAACCCGACAGATCCATCGGCAGCTGCGGTGAAGCGGATGATCACGTTGACGACCTGTGAACCCCGATACTCGGAAGCCACGCACCGCTGGATCAGCTGGGGTGAACTGGATTACTGGGCAAAGGTTTCTGACGGCATCCCCAAGGAACTGGCCGATTCAAGTGGAACCAATGCAGTCACCTTCAAGGAGCAGAATCAGGGAGACGTTCTGACTCGTCTCAATTCATTGCGACCAGTCGTTATGGTGCTGCTGCTTGCGTACGCAGTCATTTATCTTGCCGCGCTCGCAGTGTGGCGCTATCCGGCGTTGCGAGCAATTCGCAATGGTTCCAAGCCCCGCCCCGATTTCAGCCTCTATGGAGCGTTCTATCGGCATCAATCAGGCATTGCACCGATCCGATGGCTGCTTTTGCTTATCCTCGCAGTGGCTGCAGCGGCTGCCATGTTTGAATGGCTGTTTCCGTGGGTGGCAAGCAACGTGCCATATCTGCAGCTGATGTCCAATTATGTCTCGGTTCAATGA
- a CDS encoding aminodeoxychorismate/anthranilate synthase component II: MSDSARILVVDNYDSFVYTIVGYLKTLGATVTVRRNDDADLSDEHACDDVDGVLISPGPGTPAESGMSEDMIRLCARTSTPMFGVCLGLQALAEVYGCTVGHAPTIMHGKTSRIEHIDDEIFDGIANPMVATRYHSLAVRSDTVPDELEVTAWTQNDHIIQGLRHRTLPLHAVQFHPESVMTQGGYRMLANFLALCGQTNAVEKSEGLQPNVVA, encoded by the coding sequence ATGAGCGATTCTGCACGCATCCTTGTAGTGGATAATTATGATTCCTTCGTCTATACCATCGTCGGCTATCTCAAGACGCTTGGCGCAACCGTGACCGTGCGGCGAAACGACGATGCCGACCTCAGCGACGAGCATGCCTGTGACGACGTTGATGGTGTCCTGATCTCTCCAGGACCGGGCACTCCGGCAGAATCCGGCATGAGCGAGGACATGATCCGCCTGTGCGCTCGCACTTCGACACCCATGTTTGGCGTGTGCCTAGGGCTTCAGGCGCTTGCCGAGGTATATGGCTGCACGGTTGGGCATGCGCCCACGATCATGCATGGAAAAACCAGCCGCATCGAACATATTGATGACGAGATCTTCGACGGCATAGCAAACCCTATGGTTGCCACGCGATACCATTCGCTTGCCGTACGCAGCGACACCGTGCCTGACGAGCTTGAGGTCACTGCATGGACGCAGAACGACCACATCATTCAAGGTCTGAGGCATCGTACGCTGCCCTTGCATGCAGTTCAATTTCATCCTGAATCGGTGATGACCCAGGGTGGGTATCGAATGTTGGCTAATTTCCTTGCGCTCTGCGGACAAACGAACGCTGTTGAAAAATCAGAAGGGTTGCAACCAAACGTGGTTGCCTGA